The Anaeromyxobacter sp. Fw109-5 genomic interval GGCGCGACGGAGCTGTGGGTGCAGGCGCGCGGGGGCGGCCCCGAGCGCTTCCGCCTCGCGAACCGGGCCCTGCGCGGGCGGCACAACCGCGAGAACGCGATGGCCGCGGTGCTCTGCGCCCGCCTGCTCGGCGTGCCCGGCGGCGAGGTGCAGGCCGGGCTCGACGCCTTCGGGGGCCTGCCGCACCGGCTCGAGGTCGTGGGCGAGCGCGGCGGGATCGAGTGGGTGAACGACTCGAAGGCGACGAACGTGGACTCGACGCTCGTCGGGCTCTCGGCGTTCCCCGCGGGGACGGCGCGCGTGGTCCTGGTGATGGGGGGGCGCGGCAAGGGCGCCCCCTACGCCCCGCTCCGGCCGCTCTTCGCCGGGCGCGTGAAGGCGCTGCTGACCATCGGCGAGGACGCGCCCGCCGTGGAGCGCGAGCTCGGCGACCTCTGCCCGACCGAGGCGTGCGTCACCCTCGAAGCCGCGGTGCGGCGCGCGGCGGCCCTCGTCCGTCCGGGGGATGCGGTGCTGCTCTCGCCGGCGTGCGCGAGCTACGATCAGTTCCGCAACTACGAGGAGCGTGGCGAGGCGTTCCGCCGCCACGTCGCGGAGTTCGCATGAGCAGAGCCGAGGACGCGCCCGCGCCGCGGGCGGGCACGACGGTGGACGGGATCCTGGTCGCGGCCCTGCTCGCGCTCACCGCGCTCGGCGCGGTGATGGTGTACTCCGCGAGCGCCATCCCCGCGTCCCAGAGCGCCCGGCTCGGACACGACGAGTTCTACTACCTGAAGCGCCAGCTCGCGGCGGCCGTCGCCGGGGTCGGCCTCCTCCTCCTCGCGCTGCGCCTCGGGACGCGCCGGATCTCGGCCCTCGCGTACCCCATGCTCGGCGTCACCTTCCTCACGCTGCTGCTCGTGCCCCTCGTCGGGAAGAGCGCGGGCGGCGCGCAGCGCTGGATCCCGCTCGGCCCGGTGCAGTTCCAGCCCGCCGAGGCGGCGAAGGTCGCGCTCGTGCTCTACCTCGCCCGCTCGCTCGCGCGGAAGCAGGAGAAGGTACGGGTCTTCTCCATCGGCCTCCTGCCGCACCTGCTCGTGACCGGCGCGCTCGTCGTGCTGTGCCTGTGGCAGAGCGATCTCGGCACCGGCGTCATCCTGTTCCTCGTGCTGTTCGCGATGCTGTTCGCGGCGGGCGCGCGCGTCTCCTACCTCCTCGGCGCCGGGCTCCTCGCGCTGCCGATCGCCTGGCACCTCGTGAAGTCCACGCCGTACCGGTACGAGCGCGTGATGGCGTTCCTGGACCCCGAGCGCTACCGCTCCGGCGCCGGGTTCCAGCTGTGGGAGTCGCTGCTCGGCACCGCGCACGGGGGCTGGCTCGGCCAGGGGCTCGGCCAGGGGAAGGGGAAGCTCTTCTACCTGCCGGCGGCCCACACCGACTTCATCGCGGCGGTGATCGCGGAGGAGACCGGGCTGCTCGGCATCCTGCTGCTCGTGGGGCTCTACGCCGTCGTGGTCTGGCGCGGGGTGCGGGCCGCGCTGAACGCCTCGGAGCCGTTCGGCTGCTACGCCGCGCTCGGCGTGACCTCGCTCGTCGGGGCGCAGGCCCTCGTGAACCTGGCGGTCGTCTTCGGCCTGCTCCCGACGAAGGGGCTCACCCTGCCCTTCGTCTCCTACGGCGGCTCGTCGCTCATGACCCTGCTCGGCGCCTCGGGCGTGCTGCTCGCGGTGAGCGGCGAGCGTGGCGGGTTCCTGCGGCGGGCGCCGTCCGCGGTGCGGGTCGGAGCGGGCGACGGGGTGCGGCTCGACAGGGGAGCGGAAGGGACGACGCCATGAGGATGCTCATCGCCGGCGGCGGCACGGGCGGGCACGTGTTCCCCGGCATCGCGCTCGCGGAGGAGGTGGTCGGGCGCCACCCGGGCAACGACGTCGTGTTCGTCGGCACCGAGCGCGGCCTGGAGGCGAAGGTCGTCCCCGCGGCCGGCTTCCCGATCGAGCTCATCGACGTGAAGGGGCTGAAGGGGAAGGGGATCCTCTCCCTCCTCCTCAACCTGCTCCTCGTGCCCCGCGCGCTCCTGCAGTCGCACCGGATCCTCCGCAAGTGGCGGCCGGACGTGGTGGTCGGCGTGGGCGGGTACGCGAGCGGGCCGGTCGTCCTCGTGGCCTGGCTGCTCCGCATCCCCACCGCGGTGCAGGAGCAGAACGCCATCGCCGGCTTCACGAACCGCGTCCTCGGCCGGTTCGTGGACGCCGCGTTCACGGCCTTCCCCGAGGCGGCACGCCACTTCGCCGGACGCAAGGTCTACCAGCTCGGCAACCCGATCCGCCGCACGCTCATGGAGAACTACATGCGGCCGGAGGTGAAGCACCCGCGGCCGAGGATGCTCGTCTTCGGGGGGTCGCAGGGCGCCCACGCGCTCAACATGCGCGTCATCGAGGCGCTGCCGCACCTCGCCGATCTGCGCGAGGCGCTCGCCGTGACGCACCAGACCGGGGCGCGCGACCGCGAGCAGGTGGAGAAGGGCTACCGCGCCTGCGGGTTCGAGCCGGACGTGCGCGAGTTCATCCACGACATGAGCGCGGCGTACGCCGGCGCGGACCTCGTGGTCTGCCGCGCCGGGGCGACCACGCTCGCCGAGCTCACCGTCTGCAAGAAGCCGGCGATCCTCGTGCCCTTCCCCGCCGCCGCCGACAACCACCAGGTGGTGAACGCGCGCAGCCTGGTGGTCGCCGGCGCCGCCGTGATGATCGAGGAGCGCGACCTCACCGGCGAGCTGCTCGCGGCGGAGATCCGCGCCATCCTCACCCACCCGGAGCGGCGCGAGCGGATGGCGCGCGCCGCCGGCCGGCTCGGCAGCCCGCAGGCGGCGAAGGAGATCGCCGACGTCTGCGCCGAGCTGGTGCGCCGCCGCTGGGGCTCCCCCGCCGGCCAGGAGCGCCCCGGCCACGGCCCCGTTCGCCCGCCCGACCTCGCCTAGCCCGGATCCGACCGCATGAGCCTCTTCCGTTCCAGACCCGCCAAGATCCACTTCGTCGGCATCGGCGGCATCGGCATGAGCGGCATCGCCGAGGTGCTGCTCAACCTGGGCTACGCCGTCTCGGGCTCCGACCTGAAGGAGTCGGAGATCACCCGCCGGCTCGCGTCGCTCGGCGGCCGCGTCCAGCGCGGCCACGCCGCGCAGCACGTGGAGCAGGTGGACGTGGTGGTCACCTCCTCCGCCGTGCGCAAGGACAACCCCGAGGTCGTGGAGGCCCGCCGGCGGAAGATCCCGATCATCCCGCGCGCCGAGATGCTCGCCGAGCTCATGCGGCTCAAGTACGGCGTCGCCATCGCGGGCTCGCACGGCAAGACCACCACCACCTCGCTCGCCGCGCACCTCCTCGCCCACGCCGGGCTCGATCCCACCGCGGTGGTGGGCGGCAAGGTGAACACCTTCGGCTCCAACGCGAAGCTCGGCCGGGGCGACTACATGGTCGTCGAGGCGGACGAGTCCGACGGCTCGTTCCTGCACATCCCGCCGACCATCGCCATCGTCACCAACATCGACCCCGAGCACCTCGACCACTGGAAGACGGAGGAGGCGCTCCGCAAGGGCTTCCTCGACTTCGTGAACCGCGTCCCCTTCTACGGCCGCGCCATCCTCTGCATCGATCACCCGACGGTCCAGTCGCTCCTGCCCGAGGTGGAGAGCCGCTACGTCACCTACGGCGAGAGCCACCAGGCCGACTACCGCGCGGACGGCATCGAGGTCTCCGGCCACGCCGTGCGGTTCGACGCGTTCCGGCGCGACGAGCCGCTGGGTCGCTTCGAGGTGCGCCTGGTCGGACGCCACAACGCCCTGAACGCCCTCGCGGTGGTGGCGATCGCCGACGAGATGGGGGTCCCCGCGGACGTGACCCGCGAGGCCCTGGCGTCCTTCGGCGGCGTGCAGCGCCGCTTCACGGTGCGCGGCGAGGCGGGGGGCGTGACGGTGGTGGACGACTACGGCCACCACCCGGCCGAGGTGAAGGCGACGCTCCTCGGCGCGCGCGAGGCCTTCCACCGGCGCGTGGTGTGCCTGTTCCAGCCGCACCGCTACACCCGCACCCGCGACCTCCTCCCCGAGTTCGCCACCGCCTTCAACGACGCGGACGTGCTCCTCCTCACCGACATCTACGCGGCCGGCGAGGAGCCCATCCCCGGCGCGACGAGCGAGGCGCTCGCCGAGGCCATCCGCGCCTGCGGCCATCGCGACGTGTCCCTCGTGCCGCGCCCGGAGCTCGCGCGCGCGGCGCGGCAGCGGGTCCGGCCGGGCGACATCGTCCTCACCCTCGGCGCCGGCGACATCACCGCCGCCGGCCCCGAGCTGCTCGGGCTGCTCGAGGCGTAGCGGTGGCGGGCGCGCTCCGCGGGCCGGGCGACGCCGACTGGCGCGCCGAGATCGAGCGCCGCGTGCGCGGCGAGGTCCTGCGCGACGCGCCGCTCGCGCCGCGCACGGCGGTGCGCGTCGGCGGACCGGCGGACCTGCTGGTGCGCCCGGCCGATCCCGGCGCGCTCGCCGCGCTGCTGCGCGCCGTGCGCGAGCTCTCGGTGCCGCTCACCATCCTGGGCGGCGGCGCGAACACGCTCGTCGCCGACGCCGGCGTGCGGGGGGTCGTCCTGCGGCTGCCGCAGGGGTTCGGCGAGGAGGCGCGGGACGGGGAACGCCTCGTGCTCGGGGCCGGCGCGCCCACCAGCCGGCTCTGGGTCCGCGCTCACGCGGCGGGGCTCGTCGGGATCGAGTTCGTGGCGGGGATCCCCGGCACCCTCGGCGGCGCGGTGGCCATGAACGCGGGGACGAAGATCGGCGAGATGAAGGACGTCGTGTCCGCGGTGGAGCTCGCCACGGCCGACGGCGCGGGCTTCGTGCCCGCGGCGTCGCTCGGCTTCGCCTACCGCACCTGCCGCCTGCCCGCGGGCGCGGTGATCACGCGCGTCCAGCTCACGCTCCGGCCCGGGGACGTCGCCGAGAGCGAGCGGATCATGCAGGCGGATCGCGACGGCCGCCGCCGCACGCAGCCCCTCGATCGGCCCACGTTCGGCTCGACCTTCACGAACCCGCCCGGCGACTTCGCCGGACGCCTCGTCGAGGCGGTGGGCCTGAAGGGGCACCGTGTCGGCGGGGCCACGTGGTCGGACGTCCACGCGAACTTCGTCTCCAACCTGGGGGGCGCGACCGCGCGCGACGTGCTCGCGCTCATGCGGCTCGCGCGGACGCGGGTGAAGCAGCGGTTCGGGATCTCGCTCGAGACGGAGGTCCGGCTCGTGGGCGAGTTCCATGCAGAGGATCTCGAGGGGCTGCGCGCGTAGATTCGCGGCGCCCGATTGAAGATCGGGCGCGGAACCGGGTAACAAGGGGCGGACCAGGAGACGCACATGGGCAAGTGGACCGGCAAGAAGGTCGCGGTGCTGTACGGCGGTCGCTCCTCGGAGCGCGAGGTCTCGCTCCGCACCGGCGCGGCCTGCGCCGACGCGCTCCGCGCGAGGGGGCACGACGTCACCCTCGTGGACGTGGACGCCGAGCTCCCGGCGCGGCTGCGCGAGCTCCGCGTCGACGTGGCCTTCGTCGCGCTGCACGGCCGCTGGGGCGAGGACGGCTGCGTGCAGGGGCTCCTCGAGTGCATGGGCATCCCCTACACCGGCTCGGGCGTCACCGCGTCCGCCATGGGCATGGACAAGACGGTCTCGAAGGCGATCTTCAAGGCGCTCGGGCTCGACGTCATCGAGTACCGCGCCTTCCCGCCGGCGCGCGCCGCCGAGATCGACCTCCGCGACCTGCCGTTCGGCGTCCCGTGCGTCGTGAAGCCCGCGGGCGAGGGCTCCTCGGTGGGCGTCCAGATCGTGAAGGACGCGGCGCGGCTCGCCGACGCCTGCCGCGAGGCGGCGCGCTACAAGGGCGACGTCGTGGTCGAGCGCTACGTGAAGGGGACCGAGGTGAACGTCGCGGTGCTCGAAGGGAAGGCGCTCGGCGCCATCGAGATCGCCCCCGCGAACGAGTTCTACGACTACGCCGCCAAGTACACCGCGGGGACCACCAGGTACTACTACCCGGCGCGCATCCCCGAGGCCCACGCGAGCCGCGTCATGGCGGCGGCCGAGGCGGCACACCGCGGGCTCGGCTGCAGCGGGGTGACGCGGGTGGACTTCATCGTCGCGCCCGACGGGACGCCGTTCATCCTCGAGGTGAACACGCTGCCCGGCATGACCGCCACCTCGCTCGTGCCGAAGATCGCGGCGGGGCTCGGCCTCGCGTTCCCCGAGCTCTGCGAGCGGATCCTCGACGGCGCGGCCCTCAAGGCGTAGGGCCCGGCCTCACTCCCCGCGCAGCGCCTCGGGCAGCTCGAACCGGCCCACCCAGCCGACCCGCACCTCCATCGGCGGCGCGTCGCGGTTCAGCCCCGCGTTCAGCGTCGCCTTCAGCTCGCCCGCGGGCATCGGCAGGACGCCGGTGAGGCCGAGCACGCTCGGGCGATCGGCGAAGCGCCACCCCAGGTAGCCCCGCCAGTCGAGCTCCAGGCCGAGCCCGCTGGCGCGCGTGGCGCGGAGGCCGAGGCCGTAGCCCAGGGCGTCGTCCTGGCGGTCCTGCGCGAATTGCCAGGCGAGGAACCCGACGCGCGCCAGCGCTCGCACCTGCGTCCCGGCGAGCTCCCCCGCCTCCTTGCCGAAGAGCACGTCGATGGCGTACCCGGGCGCGTTCGTGAAGCGCCGCGACGTCAGCCCCTTGCCCGTCGTCGACTTGACCGTGAGCCTCAGCCCCACCGCGGGGAGGCGCCGCTCCCGGAACAGGAGGAAGCGTGCGCCGAACCGGATGTCCCCCGAGGTGCCGCCCGCCCGGTGGAGCGCCGCGAGCCGCTGCTGCGTCTCCGCCGACGTCCGCCAGATCTCGACCAGGATCGCGTCCAGCTCCAGCGCCGCCGTCTCGCGGAAGGGGACCATGAGCCGGACGTAGGGGGTCGCCGCGTGGTCGCGCGCCTCCAGCCCGGAGGCCTGCGCCGCGCCGCCGAGCTCGAGCTCGCCGAGCGAGCCGACGACCGGGTCGGCGTTCGGGAGCACCGGCAGCGCGTTGTACCCCATGAGCCCGGGCACGAGCGGCCAGTCGGCCGAGCCCGGCTCCTGCGCGGCGGCCGCGGTGGCTACGAGCGTGGACGCGAGCAGGAGCGATCTACCGAGCACGACTCAAGACGTTGCGGATCGGCCGCCCGCCCGCGGGAGGCCCCCGTCGCGTCGCCGCGAGTGGATGCACCGCCGGTGGGCGCCCCCGCCGCGGACCGCGGGCCGGCCGGGGCGCGCCGGACGGGATTTCCGGCTATACCTCTGCCCCGCTTCCCCCGAAGGCACCGTGCGAACCGTCCTCTACGTCCTGTCGATCGTCGCGGTGAACGCCGCGTTCGTCGTGTTCCCCCCGATCAGCCCGCCGTGGGGCGGCGTGTTCTCGTTCGCGACGCTGTTCGTGGGCGCCACCTTCATCCTGCGGGACTTCGCGCAGCAGGAGATCGGCGGCAAGGTCTGGCTCGCGTCGCTCGCTGGCGCCTTCATCACGGCCGCCTTCAACCCGCGCCTCGCGCTGGTGTCCGGCGGCGCCTTCTTCGCCGCGGAGCTCGCCGACCAGCTCGTCTTCACGAAGGTGCGCGGATCGTTCCGGGCGCGCGTGGTCTGGTCGCAGCTCGCCGGGGTCGCGCTCGATACCGGCGCGTTCCTCGCCGGGATCGCGTTCGCGCTCGGCATCCCGTGGAGCTGGGCGAGCTACGCCACGATGAGCGCCGGGAAGCTCGCGGCGCTGTCCTACCTCGCGCTCGTCCGCCGCCGCACCGCGCCTCCCAGCGCGGACGCGATCGCGTGACGTGGGACGGGCGCTACGGCGCCCGCCCGCTCTCGCCGCGCTCCAGCCGGTCGCGCAGCTCGCTCACCGCGGCGCGGTCGTCGGCCCAGAGGAGGCCGAGGTGGACCGTGCGCGGCGGAGCGCCCGCCTCGTCGACGACGTCGTAGAGCGCCTTGAGCCGCCAGCGCTCCTGCTCGCAGGCCTTCTTGATCTCGAACCGCACGTTCTGGCCGGTGCGCCGCAGCGCCTCGACGGCGGCGGCGGCTTCCTCGGGGAGGAACACGGCGCGCATGAGACCACGGGCCGTGGGGTCGCGCCAAGGAGGGAGCGCGGTCGCCCGGCCCCTCGGCGGGCCGGCGGGCGCGACGCTGAGACGAGGTCCCGCGCTCCGCACGCGCTCACCACGCCCGCGCCGCGGTCCCGCGCTCACGTGACGCCCGCACGCGCGCTGCTCCGCGCAATCGCCGATTGCGGGGTCGATCGTCTCCGTCAATCCTCCTCGTCACGAACCGTGAAGTTCGGTTGGGGCGTTCACTGCTCGCAAATGCGGCAACTCGCGGGCCAGGCCGGGGGCCACGGCCCGCCGTCGCGCGCGTGTCGATTTCCCGGTCGGCGTGGAGAACCCGAGTCCGCACGCCGACGTCGCCGGCGGCGCGTTTCACCCGACGTGAGTGCCGCGGTTTCGTGCGCCATGACGGCGACCGTCCGCGTGGCGCGCCGTCGCCCGAGCGGGACGATGCGCTGCGCCGATCGCA includes:
- a CDS encoding D-alanine--D-alanine ligase; this encodes MGKWTGKKVAVLYGGRSSEREVSLRTGAACADALRARGHDVTLVDVDAELPARLRELRVDVAFVALHGRWGEDGCVQGLLECMGIPYTGSGVTASAMGMDKTVSKAIFKALGLDVIEYRAFPPARAAEIDLRDLPFGVPCVVKPAGEGSSVGVQIVKDAARLADACREAARYKGDVVVERYVKGTEVNVAVLEGKALGAIEIAPANEFYDYAAKYTAGTTRYYYPARIPEAHASRVMAAAEAAHRGLGCSGVTRVDFIVAPDGTPFILEVNTLPGMTATSLVPKIAAGLGLAFPELCERILDGAALKA
- the murC gene encoding UDP-N-acetylmuramate--L-alanine ligase, with the protein product MSLFRSRPAKIHFVGIGGIGMSGIAEVLLNLGYAVSGSDLKESEITRRLASLGGRVQRGHAAQHVEQVDVVVTSSAVRKDNPEVVEARRRKIPIIPRAEMLAELMRLKYGVAIAGSHGKTTTTSLAAHLLAHAGLDPTAVVGGKVNTFGSNAKLGRGDYMVVEADESDGSFLHIPPTIAIVTNIDPEHLDHWKTEEALRKGFLDFVNRVPFYGRAILCIDHPTVQSLLPEVESRYVTYGESHQADYRADGIEVSGHAVRFDAFRRDEPLGRFEVRLVGRHNALNALAVVAIADEMGVPADVTREALASFGGVQRRFTVRGEAGGVTVVDDYGHHPAEVKATLLGAREAFHRRVVCLFQPHRYTRTRDLLPEFATAFNDADVLLLTDIYAAGEEPIPGATSEALAEAIRACGHRDVSLVPRPELARAARQRVRPGDIVLTLGAGDITAAGPELLGLLEA
- the murB gene encoding UDP-N-acetylmuramate dehydrogenase, which translates into the protein MAGALRGPGDADWRAEIERRVRGEVLRDAPLAPRTAVRVGGPADLLVRPADPGALAALLRAVRELSVPLTILGGGANTLVADAGVRGVVLRLPQGFGEEARDGERLVLGAGAPTSRLWVRAHAAGLVGIEFVAGIPGTLGGAVAMNAGTKIGEMKDVVSAVELATADGAGFVPAASLGFAYRTCRLPAGAVITRVQLTLRPGDVAESERIMQADRDGRRRTQPLDRPTFGSTFTNPPGDFAGRLVEAVGLKGHRVGGATWSDVHANFVSNLGGATARDVLALMRLARTRVKQRFGISLETEVRLVGEFHAEDLEGLRA
- the murG gene encoding undecaprenyldiphospho-muramoylpentapeptide beta-N-acetylglucosaminyltransferase, whose translation is MRMLIAGGGTGGHVFPGIALAEEVVGRHPGNDVVFVGTERGLEAKVVPAAGFPIELIDVKGLKGKGILSLLLNLLLVPRALLQSHRILRKWRPDVVVGVGGYASGPVVLVAWLLRIPTAVQEQNAIAGFTNRVLGRFVDAAFTAFPEAARHFAGRKVYQLGNPIRRTLMENYMRPEVKHPRPRMLVFGGSQGAHALNMRVIEALPHLADLREALAVTHQTGARDREQVEKGYRACGFEPDVREFIHDMSAAYAGADLVVCRAGATTLAELTVCKKPAILVPFPAAADNHQVVNARSLVVAGAAVMIEERDLTGELLAAEIRAILTHPERRERMARAAGRLGSPQAAKEIADVCAELVRRRWGSPAGQERPGHGPVRPPDLA
- the ftsW gene encoding putative lipid II flippase FtsW, which codes for MSRAEDAPAPRAGTTVDGILVAALLALTALGAVMVYSASAIPASQSARLGHDEFYYLKRQLAAAVAGVGLLLLALRLGTRRISALAYPMLGVTFLTLLLVPLVGKSAGGAQRWIPLGPVQFQPAEAAKVALVLYLARSLARKQEKVRVFSIGLLPHLLVTGALVVLCLWQSDLGTGVILFLVLFAMLFAAGARVSYLLGAGLLALPIAWHLVKSTPYRYERVMAFLDPERYRSGAGFQLWESLLGTAHGGWLGQGLGQGKGKLFYLPAAHTDFIAAVIAEETGLLGILLLVGLYAVVVWRGVRAALNASEPFGCYAALGVTSLVGAQALVNLAVVFGLLPTKGLTLPFVSYGGSSLMTLLGASGVLLAVSGERGGFLRRAPSAVRVGAGDGVRLDRGAEGTTP